DNA from Bradyrhizobium japonicum USDA 6:
CTCGGAAATCCCGGAGCGGCGGGCCAGCTCCCGGCGCGACAGCTCGCACCGCGCGCGCGAGGACCTCAAGCGCTCGCCCAGCTCGGCCAGGAACGCGGTCTCGGAATAAGGCGGCACGGCACAGCTCCCCGGCAGTACCTCGCCCGCGAAATCCACGACTTGATTCAGCATCGCTCTCACCAACTTCGCCTTCGGGAGCGCCATCCTACCCCTTGATACGACCGGCCTCATTGACGCGGATCAAATTCATGAGTGATTGCCGGCTCGCGTGGACGATCGCGCGCGGGATGCTACACTTGGACTTGTTCGAGGCGGGGTTTTTCAGGACATGACGCGTTGTCTAGGCTGCCGGATCGCGGCGGCGATGCTGTGGATTGCGTTCACGCCAGCGGCCGGCGCCGAGACGCTTGCGGCGACGGTCGAGCAATGGGGCCTGCTCGGCTCATGGGCGGTCGATTGCGCGGCCCGGCCCGACCGCGACAAGGGCTCGCTGTTGACTTACGAGATCAGGAAGGACGGCC
Protein-coding regions in this window:
- a CDS encoding helix-turn-helix domain-containing protein, coding for MLNQVVDFAGEVLPGSCAVPPYSETAFLAELGERLRSSRARCELSRRELARRSGISERYIAQIEAGKGNVSIVLLLRLASAIHGSQPQVA